In one Pseudomonas purpurea genomic region, the following are encoded:
- the pnuC gene encoding nicotinamide riboside transporter PnuC — translation MSGLELFAAALGVLAVWLTVKQNPWCWPIGLVMVLLYSWIFFEVKLYSDMLLQVIYAALQLYGWWQWTRAGDAHHGREVTWLGRAAMLQGLAVGAVGSLLLGAAMAFWTDAAQPWLDAALTGFSLVAQLWMAQKRVQCWPLWIAVDVIFVGLFIYKGLYLTAALYGLFTLLAVQGWREWRADPALRT, via the coding sequence ATGTCCGGGCTTGAACTGTTCGCCGCTGCACTCGGCGTGCTCGCCGTCTGGCTGACAGTCAAACAGAACCCCTGGTGCTGGCCGATCGGGCTGGTGATGGTGTTGCTCTATAGCTGGATCTTCTTCGAGGTCAAACTCTATTCGGACATGCTGCTGCAAGTGATTTATGCCGCGCTGCAACTGTATGGTTGGTGGCAATGGACCCGCGCCGGCGACGCCCATCACGGGCGTGAAGTGACGTGGCTCGGCCGTGCCGCCATGCTGCAAGGGTTGGCAGTCGGGGCCGTTGGCAGTCTGTTGCTCGGCGCGGCCATGGCCTTCTGGACCGACGCCGCCCAGCCCTGGCTGGACGCCGCCCTGACCGGTTTCAGCCTGGTGGCGCAACTGTGGATGGCGCAAAAACGCGTGCAGTGCTGGCCATTGTGGATCGCCGTCGACGTGATCTTCGTCGGACTGTTCATCTACAAAGGCCTGTACCTGACGGCCGCCCTTTACGGCTTGTTCACGCTACTGGCGGTACAAGGTTGGCGCGAATGGCGGGCCGACCCGGCGCTGCGCACATGA
- a CDS encoding AAA family ATPase, whose protein sequence is MKVLVLTGPESSGKSWLAAELQQHFGGLLVGEYVRHFIEQNPRDTCLADIPEIARGQLSQEDEARAQAPALLILDTHLLSNLLWSQTLFGDCPAWVEQALLMRRYDLHLLLSPEQVDWTDDGQRCQPALAERQAFFQATHVWLERHHQVFQVIEGDWLARREQAFSAVARLLTI, encoded by the coding sequence ATGAAAGTGCTGGTCCTGACCGGTCCCGAGTCCAGCGGCAAGAGTTGGCTGGCGGCCGAACTGCAGCAACACTTCGGCGGGCTGCTGGTGGGTGAGTACGTGCGCCATTTCATCGAACAGAACCCCCGAGACACCTGCCTGGCCGACATCCCTGAAATCGCCCGGGGCCAGTTGTCCCAGGAAGACGAGGCGCGCGCCCAGGCCCCGGCGCTACTGATCCTCGACACACACCTGCTGAGCAACCTGCTCTGGAGCCAGACCCTGTTTGGCGACTGTCCGGCCTGGGTCGAGCAAGCCTTGCTGATGCGTCGCTATGACCTGCACCTGCTGCTGTCTCCGGAACAGGTGGACTGGACCGACGATGGTCAACGTTGTCAGCCCGCACTGGCTGAGCGCCAGGCATTCTTTCAAGCGACTCACGTCTGGCTTGAGCGGCATCACCAGGTTTTCCAGGTGATTGAAGGCGACTGGCTGGCGCGGCGAGAGCAAGCGTTCAGTGCCGTGGCACGGCTGCTGACCATTTAG